Proteins found in one Salvia splendens isolate huo1 chromosome 10, SspV2, whole genome shotgun sequence genomic segment:
- the LOC121750250 gene encoding uncharacterized protein LOC121750250 produces the protein MVGIFSRFSSRNGHRRAQSAIDAREGLPSASEATTGAIATAASISSVTHGIEIATEFKPIDRPLEPLDNDQPVQCPLPEPSILNDGRIWKERVSSVSQRRSDTPAMQKRTSTGSDTLLRKPPLVPSISAPEHNMLKLLDECNASGV, from the exons ATGGTTGGAATCTTCTCAAGGTTCTCCTCCAGGAACGGTCATCGTCGCGCTCAAAGTGCAATT GATGCAAGGGAAGGGTTGCCTTCAGCTTCAGAGGCAACAACGGGTGCCATTGCAACAGCTGCATCTATATCTTCTGTCACCCATGGTATTGAAATCGCAACCGAGTTTAAGCCAATCGATCGCCCCTTAGAGCCTCTTGACAATGACCAACCAGTTCAGTGCCCGTTGCCCGAGCCATCAATTCTCAAT GACGGAAGAATATGGAAGGAGAGAGTATCTTCTGTTTCACAAAGGAGGAGTGATACGCCGGCCATGCAGAAGCGAACCTCAACCGGATCTGATACTCTCTTGAGAAAACCTCCGCTAGTGCCATCAATCAGTGCCCCGGAGCATAATATGCTAAAATTGCTAGACGAGTGCAATGCATCTGGGGTATAA
- the LOC121750626 gene encoding uncharacterized protein LOC121750626 produces MATTTAAASATSQYQQDRAREMWRRCLASAFRMALACTIVGVATLYGPGFITRHVAFPAFSYVTVILIVTDATLGDTLRGCWLALYATALGVFPGILSLWLIGPGRLTAATTSAVVAVSAFVVALLEGTHLVAKRIALGQIVLVYVVAFINGGRTKPVMHPLHLAASTALGVAACVLALLLPFPSLAYWQVTENCKLYIDNASERLKLFVKAFSAEDKSSPKILICQAKSLNKAANKFLHCIKSKQESMQWEREPIKFLKSYKKNPAQPLQGLETILRGMENALENCSEFPVSFMKDAQLKHDLSWAEDQILNKVKNMALQNSILPQSEDSEKQHKFLQTLQPTSLNLKDLPSLFFLFCLKLLHSKPSLNPNPSDQKQQAQQKEIILLKLWSKGRLMPALRCSLSLGFAVFFGLIYSKENGFWSGLPVAISLASSREATFKVANIKAQGTVLGTVYGVIGCFVFESYVKIRFVSLLPWFIFSCFLRQSRMYGQAGGVSAVIGALLILGRKNFGTPTEFGIARITETFIGLSCSIMVDILLQPTRASALAKVQLAASLRSLHEAVEAVSVEYSSSRLVFEERMRKLRIDVIELGKFIEEAEVEPNFWFLPFHGACYVKMKASLLKMVDFLHFGSHAVRFLEQECRELDSKMWREGVGKVESDLKVFKDAVCCGVKSFEEVILVKSVAGLEGKGCVDLEMGKSGGGKWLGRDEDVMRKSAASFMLEMEGGDGVEEGKKNGVVLSLGALVYCMDGVLRESKEIEKGVKEVLQWENPSSQVDVHNIVCKLRALKKGVN; encoded by the exons ATGGCAACCACCACAgccgccgcctccgccaccTCCCAATATCAACAAGACCGTGCCAGAGAAATGTGGCGGCGCTGCCTCGCCTCCGCCTTCCGCATGGCGCTGGCGTGCACCATAGTGGGCGTGGCCACCCTCTACGGCCCGGGATTCATAACCCGCCACGTGGCCTTCCCGGCTTTCTCCTACGTCACCGTCATCCTCATCGTCACCGACGCCACATTGGGCGACACCCTTCGCGGCTGCTGGCTGGCCCTCTATGCAACCGCGCTGGGTGTCTTCCCGGGCATCCTGAGCTTGTGGCTCATCGGCCCGGGAAGGCTCACTGCCGCCACCACCTCCGCGGTGGTGGCGGTCAGCGCCTTCGTCGTGGCGCTGCTCGAGGGCACGCACCTCGTTGCCAAGCGGATAGCACTCGGCCAGATTGTGCTCGTGTACGTCGTCGCCTTCATCAACGGCGGACGCACCAAGCCCGTCATGCACCCGCTCCACCTCGCCGCCAGCACCGCCCTCGGCGTGGCGGCCTGCGTTTTGGCCCTTCTGCTTCCATTTCCTAGCTTGGCCTATTGGCAG GTGACAGAAAATTGCAAACTGTATATCGACAATGCTTCCGAGAGATTGAAGCTATTCGTAAAGGCGTTTTCAGCGGAAGACAAGTCATCACCCAAGATTTTGATCTGTCAAGCCAAATCTCTTAACAAGGCAGCAAATAAATTTCTCCATTGCATTAAATCCAAACAA GAAAGCATGCAATGGGAGAGAGAACCAATCAAGTTTCTAAAATCATACAAGAAAAATCCAGCACAGCCATTGCAAGGCCTGGAGACAATCCTGAGAGGAATGGAAAACGCTCTCGAAAACTGCTCCGAATTCCCAGTCTCATTCATGAAAGACGCACAACTCAAACACGATTTATCTTGGGCCGAAGACCAAATCCTGAACAAAGTGAAGAACATGGCCTTACAAAACTCAATCCTCCCACAATCTGAAGATAGCGAAAAACAACACAAGTTCCTCCAAACACTTCAGCCAACTTCACTAAACCTCAAGGATTTGCCCTCTCTGTTCTTCCTCTTCTGCCTCAAACTCCTCCACTCCAAACCATCCCTGAATCCGAATCCCTCTGATCAGAAACAACAGGCACAACAGAAGGAAATAATCCTGCTCAAGCTATGGAGCAAAGGGAGACTAATGCCTGCTTTAAGATGCTCTCTGTCATTAGGATTCGCTGTGTTTTTCGGGCTGATATACAGCAAGGAAAACGGATTCTGGTCTGGGCTTCCAGTCGCGATAAGCCTTGCCTCATCGAGGGAAGCCACGTTCAAAGTCGCGAACATCAAAGCTCAGGGGACGGTTCTTGGAACAGTATATGGAGTGATCGGATGCTTCGTCTTCGAAAGCTATGTTAAAATAAGGTTCGTGTCGCTGCTGCCGTGGTTTATCTTCAGCTGCTTCCTGAGGCAGAGCAGGATGTACGGCCAGGCCGGGGGAGTCTCTGCTGTCATCGGCGCGTTGTTGATTCTAGGGAGGAAAAACTTCGGAACTCCTACCGAGTTCGGCATTGCTAGGATAACCGAGACGTTTATTGGGCTGTCGTGTTCGATAATGGTGGATATTCTGCTGCAGCCCACCAGGGCTTCTGCCCTGGCGAAGGTGCAGCTGGCAGCAAGCCTGCGCTCGCTGCATGAGGCTGTGGAGGCCGTCAGCGTTGAATATTCTTCGAGCAGGTTGGTATTCGAGGAGAGGATGAGGAAGCTGAGGATTGATGTGATTGAGCTAGGGAAGTTCATTGAGGAAGCTGAGGTGGAGCCTAACTTCTGGTTCTTGCCTTTTCATGGTGCTTGCTATGTGAAGATGAAGGCGTCTCTGTTGAAAATGGTTGATTTCTTGCATTTTGGGAGCCATGCTGTAAGGTTTTTGGAGCAAGAATGTAGAGAATTGGATAGTAAGATGTGGAGAGAAGGTGTAGGGAAGGTGGAGTCTGATTTGAAGGTGTTTAAGGATGCTGTGTGCTGTGGGGTGAAGAGTTTTGAGGAGGTTATTTTGGTAAAATCGGTTGCGGGACTGGAAGGGAAGGGCTGCGTTGATCTGGAGATGGGGAAGTCGGGCGGGGGGAAGTGGTTGGGAAGGGATGAGGACGTGATGAGGAAGAGCGCGGCGTCGTTTATGCTAGAGATGGAGGGAGGTGATGGTGTGGaggaagggaagaagaatgggGTTGTGTTGAGTTTGGGGGCATTGGTTTATTGCATGGATGGGGTGTTGAGAGAGAGCAAAGAGATTGAGAAAGGAGTGAAGGAGGTTTTGCAGTGGGAGAATCCCTCAAGTCAAGTGGATGTGCATAACATTGTGTGCAAATTGCGTGCTTTAAAGAAAGGTGTAAACTAA